Genomic segment of Rhodococcus sp. W8901:
ATATGCGCCGCGTCACCAACACCGTCAACTACTCCGATGAACTCCCCCTCGCCCAGGGGGTGAAATTCGGGCCGGATCCCTCCTGAACTACGCCCGCACCCTGTTGGCTGTATGAGGTGTGTCACACACACTACGGTGACGATCGGACAGGTGTCCGGTCGGGCGAATTCCGCAGAGGGGCCGACGGGGTCGTGGCGGTCGGCTTCCGGGACGACTGACGCAGGGGGACGCTGTGACCACCAGCAGGCTCGCATCGCGGCCGAGATTCTTCGTACGCGCGCGTTCCCGCCGAGCGCTCGCGGTCGCCGCTGCCGCCGCCATCAGGCGGCGAGCCGGGGCCCGGACGCCGAGATCCCTGTTCCTGCAACTGATGGAGCGTCACCACCGGGGCGGGATCGCGATGGCGCAGGCCGCGGACCGAAACTCGCCGACGGACCGGTGAAACAGGCGGCCCGCGAGATGCTCCATTCCCAGACCCAGGAGTCCGGTCTGATGACGGTCATGCTCGCGCAGCGCAACGCGGCGCCACTCCCCTAGTGCCGTCGAAACCTCCCCGCGCCGACCGCGGGATTCATTCCGACTCGGTGCGCCGCAGCCGCGCGTCATAGTCGGCCCGCGCGGTGGGGTCGACGTGGGTGAGCGCCCGCTCCCCGCCGATGACGCGTCGGATCAGCCGTACCAGCCGTTCGGGCGCCACCGCCACCCCGACGTCGAGGGCCGCGAGGTACCCCGGGACGGGGGTCTCGGCGCGTCGCGTGCGGACGGTGCGCAGGACGGCGTCGGCGATGTCCTCGGGGTCCACGGTGGGCAGGCCCTTGCCGAGCGGGATCCCGGACGTCAGTGTGGTGCGGACCGCGCTGGGCAGCACGGCGCTGACGCTGACTCCGTGCTCGGCGAACTCGAGGCGCGCCGCCGACGAGAGTCCCACGGCCGCATACTTACTCGCGTTGTACACGGCGAGCCCGGGGATGGCGATCTTCCCGGCGAGCGACGCGACGTTCACGACGTGGCCGCGGCCGCGTTCGATCATGCCGGGCACCACGGCCCGCATGCCGTGGATCGGTCCCCACACGTTGACGTCGATCGTCATCTCACCGGTCGCGTCCGGCTCATCGAGGAACGCCCCGACCGGCATGACGCCAGCGTTGTTGACGAGAATGTCGATCGGCCCCACCTCGGCCACGCACGTGTCCCACGACGCCCGGGACCGGACGTCCAGCACGTGGGCGGTACCGAGACCTGCGGCGGCGTCCTCGACCGCACTCCGGTCGATGTCGGCCAGAGCAACGGTCGCGCCGTGGGCCGCCAACGCCCGCGCGGTGGCCCTGCCGATGCCGCGTCCGGCGCCGGTCACGAGCACCCGCGCGCCGCCGAGAGCAATCGCGGGATACCGGGTCATGACGACACCTCCGTCGATGTCAGGTAGGCCGCCTTGTCGAAGTGCCGCAGCCTCTCCCGCATCCGTCCGGTCGACCACGGCCAATTGAAGCTGTTGCGGCCGTTGACATCGAGGAAGTAGCTCTGGCAGCCGCCGGCGTTGTAGACGGTGGTGGCGAGTGCCTGCTGCACCTCGGCGTTGAACGCGGCCTGCACCTCGGGACGGGTCTCCATCCGGGTCCAGCCTGCGGCGCGGGCGGTGGCGATCGCGGCGGCCAGGTAGTCGAGTTGCGCCTCGAGGATCATGAACGCCGACGTGTGGCCGGTGCCGAGCGCGGGACCGAGCAGCACGAACGCGTTCGGGAACCCGGCGACGGTGGTGCCGAGGTACGCCTGCGGGCTGCCCTTCCAGTGGTCGCCCAGGCTGCGGCCCTGACCGTCGAACACCCTTCCCGCGATGGGCATGTCGAGGATGTGGAAGCCGGTGCCGAAGATGATGGCGTCCACCTCGCGCTCCTGGCCGTCGGCGCCGACCACCACGTTGCCACGCACCTGCTGTACCGCGTTCGCGTGCACCTCGACGTTCGGGCGATTCAACGCGGGATAGTACGTGTTCGACATCAACAGGCGCTTGCAGCCGAGCGTGTAGTCCGGGGTGAGCGACTTCCGCAGGTGCGAGTCGCGAACCTGCGCCCGCAGCTGCACCCGACCGATCTGCTGGACCACCCGCAGGATCCACGGGTTGCGGAAGCCGATCCCTAGCGCCTCCATGATTCCGTACTGGATGCGCCGCAACGCCTTCAGCGCGCCCGGCACCCGCCCCATGGCCGCTCGCACCGCGCCCGGGATCGTGGTGTCCGGCTTCGGCAGCACCCACTGCGCGGTGCGCTGGTACAGGTGCAACTCCGCCACGGTCGGCGCAATCTCCGGCACGAACTGCACCGCCGACGCGCCGGTCCCCACCACGGCCACCCGCTTGCCCGCCAGCTCGTAGTCGTGGTTCCACCGCGACGAGTGGAAGACCTCGCCGCCGAAACCGTCGAGCCCCGGGATGTCGGGGATCAGCGGCTGATTCCACGGTCCGGCGGCCGCGATCACCGCGTTCGCAGTGAGCACACCGTTCGACGTCTCCAGCAGCCAGCGGCGCGACAGCTCGTCCCACTGCGCGCGCAGCAGTTCGGTGCCGAACTCGACGCGCTCGTGGACGCGGTGCGCCGCCGCGGTCCGCTCGATGTACTCGCGAATCTCGTCCTGCCCCGCGAACAGTCGACTCCAGTCGGTGTTGGGCGCGAACGAGTACGAGTACAGCGCCGACGGTACATCGCACGCACACCCGGGATAGGTGTTGTCGCGCCACGTCCCACCGAGCGAATCGCTCTTCTCCAGGACGACGACGTCGTCGACCCCCATCTGCTGCAGCCGGATCACGGCGCCGATTCCCGAGATTCCGGCGCCGACGACGATCACCTCGTGGTGGCGGGTCATCCGCGAACTCCTGTCGTGAGGGCGTGCTCCACCGCGGTCCGGGTGCTGCGCAGCGCGTGTTCCAGCGTCGCGAGCCGACGCCGGTCGTCCATGAAGTTGGCGCCCATCACGGCGAGATCCTCGGCGGTCGCGTCGATCCGGATCACCCGGGTGCCGGACGCCTCCAGCGCCGCGCATTCGGCGTCGAGTCCGGCGCTCATCCAGTTCCGCAACACCGTCCGCTCGAGGATCGCCGGTCCCCGAGCGCGGATGCGTCCGCCGGACGCCATGGGAGCCAACACGATCACCTCGTCCAGTCCGCGCCCGGCCAGCAGGTCGGCGGACGCCGTGGACGCCGCACCGCCGTCGACGAACCGTCGGCCGCCGATCCGGACGGGCGGCATCCAGCCCGGGATCGCCCACGACGCCCGGAGCGCCTCCGCCAGCGTCGCGTTCGGTGCCCCCTGCGCACCGAACGCCACCCGCTCGCCGGTGCCGTAGTCCATCGCGACCAGCCGGGTGTCGGGATGCGAGACCCAGCCACCGGCACCGAGACCGGTCGCGAGCCGGTCAAGCCAGCCCGCGTCGCCACCGCCCTCCGGGAGCATCCCGCTCAGCCCGGTCACGGTCGGCAGGCCGCGACGCAGCAGCCCGGGCGAGCCCAGGCGCGGTCGCGGTAGCGGCGGGAAACGTCCCGGCGCGCCGGCGAGATGTCCGGCGAGCACGGGATGCGTCGACTCGCCCAACTGCACAGCCAGGATCTCGTCGACACCGATTCCGCTGCCCAGCATCGTCACCAGCTCGGCCCCGGCCGACGTGCCCATCAGGACGTCGGCGTCGCGCGGATCCCAGCCGAGCGCGTCCCGCACGGCGACCAGCGCCGCGACCGTCCACGCCGCCCCCAACGTTCCCCCGCATCCGATCACCAAGCCGCGACTGAGATGTGTGTCACTCGACGTCATATCTAGAAACTAACAGCATCCAGATACTCTGGGTACCCCAAATGCGCGAGGAGATTGGCGATGCCCCGTCTGACCAGGTCGGAGAGTCAGGCCCGGACCCGGGCCGAGTTGCTGTCGACCGCCCGCGACCTGTTCCTGACCGACGGATACGCGGCGACGTCGCTCGAGAAGGTGGCCGAGACGGCGGGCTATTCGAAGGGTGCGGTGTACTCGAACTTCCGTGGCAAGAAGGAGTTGTGCCTCGAGGTCCTGGACCTGATCCACTCGACCAAGTTCGCGGAGGTCGCCGCACTGCTCGCGGCGGACGGCGAACTCGACACCACACTCGCCCGTTTCCAGGACTGGGCCGAACGAACACTCGGCGATGTCGACTGGACGATACTCGAGTTCGAGTTCATCGCCGCGTCCCGGCACGACCCCGAGGTCCGGGCCGCGCTCGCGTCGACGCTCGGCATGGCGCACGGAATGGTTCTGGCCCTGCTGAATTCGCTGACCGAGACGACCGGCGTCACGCTCCCGATCCCACCCGACGACGCCGCCCGCAGCGTTCTCAGCCTGGGCGTGGGTCTCGGCATCCAGCGCGCCATCGACCCCACCATCTCGGCCCGCATCGTCACCGACAACCTGCGCGCGCTGCTCCACCGGAGCTCGCCCCTCCCCGACTCCGAGGCGAGCGGCCGGCCGGGTCAGTAGAGCGTGGCGATGAAATCGAACACGGCGGGCTGGACCGCCGGGTTGTTGTTGGTGATTCCGGTCGCTGCTCCGATCGCGCCACCGATCGCGGCACCCGGGATGCAGCCGACGAACAGGAACAGAACGCAGCCGACGACGGCACCGACACCCGCGCCGATCTGCGCGGACATCTGTCCTCCGTTGAACCAGCCCTGTTCGATCTGCCGGACCATGTTGTCGTAGGCGTCCTGGCGGGCGTCCACGTTGTGCAGCGCAGCGACGCCCTGGGCCGGGACCGCCGGCGTGAGGGTGAGTCTGCTGCCGTCGACCGACGGGACCAGCGAGATGTCGGTACCGGCCACCGGGTAGGTCAGCGGGATGGTGCCGACGGTGGCGCCCGCGGGATCGACGACGTCGACGACATTGCCTGCGACCCGGAAGGTGCCGGCATCGAGCACAGTGTCGAGCGATGTTCCGTTCGAACCGATCTGGGTCTGATAGTGAATGACCCCAGGACTCGGCGGAGGTCCGGGCTCGGCGTAGGCGGTGCCGGTGGCGACACCCAGAGCCGCGATGGCCAGCACGGACACGGCGGCTGTTCTGTGGAGTTTCACGGGGAGCTCCCCTCCTTGCAGGAAGACGGCCCCGACCTGGTCAAAGACCGTCCGGAACATCCACTAGACTAGTGAGTGGAGGCCGGTCTGTACGGCCTTACCGGGATTCTCGACCGAATCTCGAGCGACTTCGACGACGCGGCCCGTCGCCCGTTCGGCAGCGCTCCCCACTGTCCGATTCGACCGCATTTCCCTACCGCCCCAAAGTATTCCGAGACGATATGGTCGAGCCATGACTGGCACGCCGCTGTTCGTCCCTGCCGGAACGGAATTCACGCCCGAGGACCTGGTGTTCTACGCCGACCCAGGCAATCGAACGCTCGATCAGGCGCTGGCCGAGGCGGATCTGCTGGTGAGTTGCCCGCATTCGGGTTACGCGATCCCCGAGGAGCTCGCACCGTTCCTCGCACCCGAGTTCACTCGCAGACTCCAGTTCGATTTCACCGATATGTCCACCGGGCCGATCGTGCGGCGTTGGGCCGAGATCGACCCCCGGATCGTGTATGTCGAAAATCCGCACCCGCGCATGATTCGCGACCCCAACCGGGCCCGCCCGACGGATCTCGAGGCGACGCTGCGCGAGGCATTCGCGCGGGTGCGGCAGGCCGGCCCCGGCAACCGGGCCGACCTCGACGGCGTCGACGCCGTCCGACCGGTCACGTTCTCGTTCTACCCGCTGCTGCGCGAACCCACCGACGACGCCGGATGGAAGCATCTGGCCGACACCTTCACCGAGGTCGCCGACCGCGGCCTGGGCGTCTACGAGCGCACCCGCGACGAGTTGGTCGACCGCATGGCGGAACTGGCCCTGCGCCGCGGCACCGACTTCACGACCCTCTCGTTCCACGACACGATGAACCACACGACCCGACGCGACGGCGCGGTGAACGTCCTGCGGGCCGAGCCCGACCTGCTACCGGATGTCGTGGCCCTGTCGAATCGCGGGGACCACGAGGGCGATCCGCGGGGCGACAATCCGGTCACGATGGACCCCGCCCGGGTCCGCGCACTCGCGCAGGCACATCGCAAGGGATTCGTGGACTTCACCGCCGAGGCGGAAGCCGTGCAGCTCAACCAGCCGTACCTGGGCAGCCAGGAGATCATCGCGGCCGGCGCCCGTTTCGCCGCGCTGCGGCACCGCACCGAGGCCGCCGGGGTCGTCCTCGGTGCGGTGCAGGCCGAATTCCGGCGCGAGTTCCTGCTCGGCGAACGGGCGACGGCCGAACTGATGGAACCGGGCGTCGACTGGCCGACCGCCGATCAGGACCGGATCGACCACCTCGCCCGCGCGTGCAAGGCGAGCTGGGACGAGTACCGGAGCCGGTTCCCGCTCAGACCGTCTCGGTGAGCAGGCGATCGCGGAGCGCGTTCTTCTGCACCTTGCCCGTGGCCGTCGTCGGCAGCGCCTCGATGAACCGGACCCGGGTCGGCACCTTGAAACGCGCCAGCCGTTGCCGAGCGAAGGCGATGACGTCGTCCTCGGCGAGTGCGGCACCCTCGGTCGGCACGACGAAGGCCACCGGCGTCTCGCCCCACTTCTCGTGGGAGGCCGCGACCACCGCCACGTTGCGCACTCCGGGCATCTCGGCGATCACCACCTCCACCTCACGGGAGTACACGTTCTCACCGCCGCTGATCAGCATGTCCTTCTTCCGGTCGACCAGGGTGATGAAACCCTCGTCGTCCGCTCGTGCCATGTCCCCGGTGTGGAACCATCCACCCCGCAACGCATGGGACGTCTCCTCGGGACGCATCCAGTACCCGGCGAACACGTTGTCGGCTCGGACCAACAGTTCTCCCACCGTTCCGACGGGCACGTCGCGGTCCAGGTCGTCGACCAACCGCGTGTCGATCCCGAAGAGCGGCCGTCCGATCGATCCGGCCTTCTCCCGAACGTGCTCGGAGTCGAGCAGCGCGATCGACGGGGCACACTCGGTCATCCCGAACCCCTCCCGGAACGGGATACCACTGCGCGCCAGGAAGTCCAGCACCGAGACAGGTGCAGGCGCACCGGATGTCAGGGCACAGTCGAGCGAGGACAGGTCGTAGCGTTCCAGATCGGGCACACCCATGACGGCCTGCCACATCGTGGGCACCAACAACAGTTGAGTCGCCCGGTGCGCGACCACCGCGTCGAGGACCGCGACCGGATCGAACGACGGCATGATCACGTTCATGGCGCCCACATAGATGAACGGCAGTGTGTAGAGCCCCAGCCCGCCGATGTGGAACATCGGAAGTGCCGTCACGGTGACGTCGCACGAACGCAGTCCGAACGCGGAGGTGACGGCGGCCGCGTTGGCCCGGAGGTTCTCGTGGGTGATCATGGCGCCCTTGGGTCGCCCGGTGGTTCCGGACGTGTACATGATCACCGCCACGTCGTGGCGATCCGTCAGCGCCGGCAACGGGTCCGGATCGGCGGTCGCCACGAGGTCGTCGTACTCCGCCCCCAGTGCTACCACGTCGCGCACCCGCACGCCCGGTTCGTTCACCGCAGCTGCCGCCTGGGTGAACGCCCCGTGCACGAAGAGTAGCTGTGCTCCGAGATCGGCCAGGACATAACCGATCTCGGACGCCGTGAGCCGGACGTTGATCGGTGTGAAGACGGCGCCGAGCTTCGCTACCGCGAAGAGGATCTCGAGGCACTCCACGGACGTGGGTACGACCGCGGCGATGCGGTCTCCGCGCCTGACGCCGAACCGATCGCGTAGCTGGTTCGCCAGCCGGTTCGCGCGGTCGTCGAACTCGCCGTAGGTCCAGGTGCGCTCACCGGACACGAAAGCGACCTTGTCGCCGCTCAATTGGGCCCGCCGGGTGGCCCAGTCACCGATTCCCTGCATTGATCGACTCCTTCGACATTGTGTTCCGGGCCGCGGTCGGCTCTGTCAGCCGACCTTCGAGGTGACGCGATCGATAATTGCTGCGAAGTCCACGCCGGCGGGCAGCGTTCCGTACACGCTGCCACGGTCGCCGTCGATTCTGGTGGCAATGAAGGCATCGGAGACCGCATGATTGCCGTGCCGCACCAGGAGCGACGCCTGCAGAACCAGTGCCATCCGCTCGATCACGCGACGGGCGAGGACCTCCGCGTCCGCCAGATCGGTCAGCTGGGAACGGATCTCGCGGACCGCACGCTGAATGCTCGGCTCGGGACCGGCCAGCGCGACCTCGTCGAAGAACCCTTCGACGGTGCGCGGATTCTTGCCCATCGCCCGCAGCACGTCGAGCGCCGCGACGTTTCCGCTGCCTTCCCAGATCCCGTTGAGCGGGGACTCGCGGAACAGGCGCGGCATCTGAGACTCCTCGATGAAGCCGTTGCCCCCGAAGCACTCCATCGCCTCGGCCGCATGAGCGGGCCACCGCTTGCACACCCAGTATTTCCCGACCGCGAGGGCCAGACGCAGGAAGTCGGACTCCGCCGCGTCACCGCGAGTGGCACGGTCGTGGGCGCCGGCGAGGCGCATCATCAGCAGCGACGCCGCCTCCGACTCCACGGCCAGGTCGGCCAGGACGTTCCGCATCAACGGCTGGTCGATGAGGTAGTTGCCGAAGGCCTGCCGATGCGTCGCGTGATGCACGGCCTGGGTGACGCCCCGACGCATGCCCGACGCCGCCCCGATCAGGCAGTCGAGGCGAGTCATGTTGACCATCTTGATGATCGTCGGCACACCACGGCCCTCGTCACCGACACGCCACGCGAAGGCGTTCTCGTACTCGATCTCGGCCGACGGGTTGGACCGATTGCCCAGCTTGTCCTTCAGCCGCATCAGTCGAACGTTGTTGCGGGTGCCGTCGGGAAGGACGCGGGGCACCAGGAAGCACGTCACGCCCGCGTCGGTCTGCGCCAGGACCAGGAACAGGTCGGCCATCGTCGCCGACGTGAACCACTTGTGGCCGACGATCCGGTAGGTGCCGTCGGGCTGCAGGACGGCGCGCGTCGTGTTGGCTCGAATGTCGGAGCCGCCCTGCTTCTCGGTCATGGACATCGTCGCGAGCAGGCCCGCCTTCTCCAACGGAGGCCTCAGGCCGCCCTCGTACGACGAATTGGACAGCAGCGGTTCGTAGATCGCGGCCAGCTCGGGGTTCTCCCGCAGCGCGGGGACGGCGGCGTACGTCGCCGAGATCGGGCAGGTGTGGCCGGCCTCGACATTGCTCCACACGTAGAACTTGGCGGCGCGCGCCACGTGGCTGCCCGGCCGGGCGTCGCTCCACGGTGCGCCGTGCATCCCGTTGGCGACGGCCGTGGACATCAGCTCGTCCCACGCCGGGTGGAACTCGATGTCGTCGGTGCGGTGACCGAACCGGTCGTAGGGCCGCAGGACCGGCGGGTTCTCGTTCGCGAGCCGGCCCAGTTCCTGCACGTGCTCGGTTCCGGCCAGCGCGCCGAGGCGGCTGACGTCGTCGACGGCCCATTCCGCGCCCTCACGGACGAGCCCCTCGAGCAGCGTCGGATCGTCGGCGACGTTGTGGCCGTATAGCGGAACGGACTGGTTGAACACCTCGTGTGTCTGCATGACTGCCTCCTTCGACTGATTCGGACATTACGTTTTCCGAACAGTCGAAGTCAATGAGTAATATTCGGTCAGTTCGTGTGACCGACCTCCGGAATCGACACGAACTCCTCCTGGTACGCGCCCCACGCCGCATGCACACGGTCGGCCGTCCACGAATTCGGTCGAAGTTCCTGCGGTAAAACAGGATCCGTGAGAAGGTGTCGAACAACCGCGGTGGCGACCGTGAATCGGTCGACCGTGCTCTCGGCCAGGTTCATCAGCTCGAGCAGCCGCCGGGACTCCCGCTCCCAGGCCGGGAGGTTCCACAACGATCCGAGGAGTTCACCGGCGTCGCGCACCGGACTTCCCGTCAGCACCTCCACCGGTTCGGCGGCCAGGTCGAGCACCCGCGTCAGGTTGGCCGGACGCAGCCAGACGCCCTCGCGCAGTTCGGCCAACCGGAGCCGGGACAGCCGCTCGCGCAGCGCGGCGCGATCGCCGGGATCGCGTCCCGTGCCGGTGACGACGACGATCTCCCACTCCCCGTTCCACGGGCGGGTCCCCTGCTCCACCTCGTGCAGCACCCGCTGACGACGTTCGAGCAGCGGTGCACTCAGATGGAACCCGTCGGGTGTTCGCGTGAGATCGCCACCGGACACCATCCGGCTCAACGCGACCCGCGCCGCAGATTCCTTGATACCGAACACTCCCGCGGCCCGGACGACCTGCGCCGGCGTCGGCCGCGCCGGGTGATTGCTCACGAGGAGACTGAGAATCACACC
This window contains:
- a CDS encoding N-formylglutamate amidohydrolase, which encodes MTGTPLFVPAGTEFTPEDLVFYADPGNRTLDQALAEADLLVSCPHSGYAIPEELAPFLAPEFTRRLQFDFTDMSTGPIVRRWAEIDPRIVYVENPHPRMIRDPNRARPTDLEATLREAFARVRQAGPGNRADLDGVDAVRPVTFSFYPLLREPTDDAGWKHLADTFTEVADRGLGVYERTRDELVDRMAELALRRGTDFTTLSFHDTMNHTTRRDGAVNVLRAEPDLLPDVVALSNRGDHEGDPRGDNPVTMDPARVRALAQAHRKGFVDFTAEAEAVQLNQPYLGSQEIIAAGARFAALRHRTEAAGVVLGAVQAEFRREFLLGERATAELMEPGVDWPTADQDRIDHLARACKASWDEYRSRFPLRPSR
- a CDS encoding SDR family oxidoreductase, yielding MTRYPAIALGGARVLVTGAGRGIGRATARALAAHGATVALADIDRSAVEDAAAGLGTAHVLDVRSRASWDTCVAEVGPIDILVNNAGVMPVGAFLDEPDATGEMTIDVNVWGPIHGMRAVVPGMIERGRGHVVNVASLAGKIAIPGLAVYNASKYAAVGLSSAARLEFAEHGVSVSAVLPSAVRTTLTSGIPLGKGLPTVDPEDIADAVLRTVRTRRAETPVPGYLAALDVGVAVAPERLVRLIRRVIGGERALTHVDPTARADYDARLRRTESE
- a CDS encoding acyl-CoA synthetase, encoding MQGIGDWATRRAQLSGDKVAFVSGERTWTYGEFDDRANRLANQLRDRFGVRRGDRIAAVVPTSVECLEILFAVAKLGAVFTPINVRLTASEIGYVLADLGAQLLFVHGAFTQAAAAVNEPGVRVRDVVALGAEYDDLVATADPDPLPALTDRHDVAVIMYTSGTTGRPKGAMITHENLRANAAAVTSAFGLRSCDVTVTALPMFHIGGLGLYTLPFIYVGAMNVIMPSFDPVAVLDAVVAHRATQLLLVPTMWQAVMGVPDLERYDLSSLDCALTSGAPAPVSVLDFLARSGIPFREGFGMTECAPSIALLDSEHVREKAGSIGRPLFGIDTRLVDDLDRDVPVGTVGELLVRADNVFAGYWMRPEETSHALRGGWFHTGDMARADDEGFITLVDRKKDMLISGGENVYSREVEVVIAEMPGVRNVAVVAASHEKWGETPVAFVVPTEGAALAEDDVIAFARQRLARFKVPTRVRFIEALPTTATGKVQKNALRDRLLTETV
- a CDS encoding PaaX domain-containing protein, C- domain protein — encoded protein: MEGADDPTDRSRLDLAAHLPRLTARGVILSLLVSNHPARPTPAQVVRAAGVFGIKESAARVALSRMVSGGDLTRTPDGFHLSAPLLERRQRVLHEVEQGTRPWNGEWEIVVVTGTGRDPGDRAALRERLSRLRLAELREGVWLRPANLTRVLDLAAEPVEVLTGSPVRDAGELLGSLWNLPAWERESRRLLELMNLAESTVDRFTVATAVVRHLLTDPVLPQELRPNSWTADRVHAAWGAYQEEFVSIPEVGHTN
- a CDS encoding TetR/AcrR family transcriptional regulator gives rise to the protein MPRLTRSESQARTRAELLSTARDLFLTDGYAATSLEKVAETAGYSKGAVYSNFRGKKELCLEVLDLIHSTKFAEVAALLAADGELDTTLARFQDWAERTLGDVDWTILEFEFIAASRHDPEVRAALASTLGMAHGMVLALLNSLTETTGVTLPIPPDDAARSVLSLGVGLGIQRAIDPTISARIVTDNLRALLHRSSPLPDSEASGRPGQ
- a CDS encoding acyl-CoA dehydrogenase family protein encodes the protein MQTHEVFNQSVPLYGHNVADDPTLLEGLVREGAEWAVDDVSRLGALAGTEHVQELGRLANENPPVLRPYDRFGHRTDDIEFHPAWDELMSTAVANGMHGAPWSDARPGSHVARAAKFYVWSNVEAGHTCPISATYAAVPALRENPELAAIYEPLLSNSSYEGGLRPPLEKAGLLATMSMTEKQGGSDIRANTTRAVLQPDGTYRIVGHKWFTSATMADLFLVLAQTDAGVTCFLVPRVLPDGTRNNVRLMRLKDKLGNRSNPSAEIEYENAFAWRVGDEGRGVPTIIKMVNMTRLDCLIGAASGMRRGVTQAVHHATHRQAFGNYLIDQPLMRNVLADLAVESEAASLLMMRLAGAHDRATRGDAAESDFLRLALAVGKYWVCKRWPAHAAEAMECFGGNGFIEESQMPRLFRESPLNGIWEGSGNVAALDVLRAMGKNPRTVEGFFDEVALAGPEPSIQRAVREIRSQLTDLADAEVLARRVIERMALVLQASLLVRHGNHAVSDAFIATRIDGDRGSVYGTLPAGVDFAAIIDRVTSKVG
- a CDS encoding flavin-containing monooxygenase — translated: MTRHHEVIVVGAGISGIGAVIRLQQMGVDDVVVLEKSDSLGGTWRDNTYPGCACDVPSALYSYSFAPNTDWSRLFAGQDEIREYIERTAAAHRVHERVEFGTELLRAQWDELSRRWLLETSNGVLTANAVIAAAGPWNQPLIPDIPGLDGFGGEVFHSSRWNHDYELAGKRVAVVGTGASAVQFVPEIAPTVAELHLYQRTAQWVLPKPDTTIPGAVRAAMGRVPGALKALRRIQYGIMEALGIGFRNPWILRVVQQIGRVQLRAQVRDSHLRKSLTPDYTLGCKRLLMSNTYYPALNRPNVEVHANAVQQVRGNVVVGADGQEREVDAIIFGTGFHILDMPIAGRVFDGQGRSLGDHWKGSPQAYLGTTVAGFPNAFVLLGPALGTGHTSAFMILEAQLDYLAAAIATARAAGWTRMETRPEVQAAFNAEVQQALATTVYNAGGCQSYFLDVNGRNSFNWPWSTGRMRERLRHFDKAAYLTSTEVSS
- a CDS encoding patatin-like phospholipase family protein is translated as MTSSDTHLSRGLVIGCGGTLGAAWTVAALVAVRDALGWDPRDADVLMGTSAGAELVTMLGSGIGVDEILAVQLGESTHPVLAGHLAGAPGRFPPLPRPRLGSPGLLRRGLPTVTGLSGMLPEGGGDAGWLDRLATGLGAGGWVSHPDTRLVAMDYGTGERVAFGAQGAPNATLAEALRASWAIPGWMPPVRIGGRRFVDGGAASTASADLLAGRGLDEVIVLAPMASGGRIRARGPAILERTVLRNWMSAGLDAECAALEASGTRVIRIDATAEDLAVMGANFMDDRRRLATLEHALRSTRTAVEHALTTGVRG